The Pseudomonas parafulva genome window below encodes:
- a CDS encoding saccharopine dehydrogenase family protein, with protein MKKNVLIIGAGGVAKVVAHKCAQHNDELGRIAIASRNISKCQAIIDSVKAKGSLKVPADIQAFSLNALDVEATKALIRETESQIVINVGSAFLNMSVLRACIDTGVAYLDTAIHEEPGKICETPPWYGNYEWKHLEECQQKNITAILGVGFDPGVVNSYAKLAQQQYFDHIESIDILDVNAGSHGKYFATNFDPEINFREFTGQVWSWQNSQWTRNTMFEVKRTDDLPVVGSQNLYLTGHDEVHSISKNLDVPNVRFWMSFGEHYINVFTVLKNLGLLSEQPVKTAEGLEVVPLKVVKAVLPDPASLAPGYTGKTCIGDLVKGTKDGQPREVFIYNVADHEEAYAETDSQGISYTAGVPPVAAALLVARGEWDAKRMVNVEELPAEPFLKALDVMGLPTRVKDEHGDRAWDAEV; from the coding sequence TTGAAGAAGAACGTTCTTATCATTGGTGCAGGAGGTGTCGCCAAGGTGGTGGCCCACAAGTGCGCACAGCATAACGACGAACTCGGTCGTATTGCCATTGCGTCACGGAACATCTCCAAATGCCAGGCCATCATCGACAGCGTCAAGGCCAAGGGTAGCCTCAAGGTACCCGCCGACATCCAGGCCTTCTCGCTCAACGCCCTTGATGTCGAGGCGACCAAGGCTTTGATCCGCGAGACCGAATCGCAGATCGTGATCAACGTCGGTTCCGCCTTCCTCAACATGTCGGTGCTGCGTGCCTGCATCGATACGGGTGTCGCTTATCTGGACACCGCGATTCACGAAGAACCGGGCAAGATCTGCGAAACCCCGCCCTGGTATGGCAACTACGAGTGGAAGCACCTCGAGGAATGCCAGCAGAAGAACATTACCGCCATTCTCGGCGTCGGCTTCGACCCGGGTGTGGTGAACAGCTACGCCAAACTGGCCCAGCAGCAATACTTCGACCACATCGAGTCGATCGACATCCTCGACGTCAATGCCGGCTCACACGGCAAGTACTTCGCCACCAACTTCGATCCGGAAATCAACTTCCGCGAGTTCACCGGGCAGGTGTGGAGCTGGCAGAACAGCCAGTGGACCCGCAATACCATGTTCGAGGTCAAGCGCACCGACGACCTGCCAGTGGTCGGTTCGCAGAACCTGTACCTGACCGGGCACGACGAAGTGCATTCGATCTCGAAGAACCTAGACGTGCCGAACGTGCGCTTCTGGATGAGCTTCGGCGAGCACTACATCAATGTGTTTACCGTTTTGAAGAACCTCGGCCTGCTCTCCGAGCAGCCGGTCAAGACCGCCGAGGGTCTCGAAGTGGTACCGCTGAAAGTGGTGAAGGCGGTTCTGCCCGATCCGGCCTCCCTGGCCCCGGGCTATACCGGCAAGACCTGCATTGGCGACCTGGTCAAGGGCACCAAAGATGGCCAGCCGCGCGAAGTGTTCATCTACAACGTCGCCGACCATGAAGAAGCCTATGCCGAAACCGACAGCCAAGGCATTTCCTACACCGCCGGTGTGCCGCCTGTAGCCGCTGCATTGCTGGTGGCGCGTGGCGAATGGGATGCCAAGCGCATGGTCAACGTCGAAGAGTTGCCGGCAGAGCCGTTCCTCAAGGCGCTGGACGTGATGGGTCTGCCGACCCGGGTCAAGGACGAACACGGCGACCGCGCGTGGGACGCTGAAGTCTAA
- a CDS encoding carboxynorspermidine decarboxylase: MIKTPYYLIDKTKLLGNLEKIAYVREHSGAKALLALKCFATWSVFDLMEQYMDGTTSSSLYELKLGRQKFAGETHAYSVAWADDEVPEMLENCDKIIFNSIGQLERFAEQSEGTTRGLRVNPQVSSSDYLLADPARPFSRLGEWDPEKIEKVIGQISGFMFHNNCENGDFALFDKMLSHIEERFGHLLHKVQWVSLGGGIHFTGEGYALEAFCARLKSFSEQYGVQVYLEPGEAAITNSASLEVTVLDTLYNGKHLAVVDSSIEAHMLDLLIYRLNAKMAPNDGEHTYMVCGKSCLAGDIFGEYQFERPLAIGDRLSFVDAAGYTMVKKNWFNGLKMPAIVVKQLDGSIEVKREFGFDDYVSSLS; the protein is encoded by the coding sequence ATGATCAAAACGCCGTATTACCTCATCGACAAAACCAAGCTGCTGGGCAACCTGGAGAAGATCGCCTATGTGCGCGAGCACTCCGGCGCCAAGGCCCTGCTCGCCCTCAAGTGCTTCGCCACCTGGTCGGTGTTCGACCTGATGGAACAGTACATGGACGGCACCACCTCCTCTTCGCTCTACGAGCTCAAGCTCGGCCGTCAGAAGTTCGCCGGCGAGACCCACGCCTACAGCGTGGCCTGGGCGGATGATGAAGTGCCGGAGATGCTGGAAAACTGCGACAAGATCATCTTCAACTCCATCGGCCAGCTCGAGCGATTCGCCGAGCAATCCGAAGGCACGACCCGCGGCCTGCGCGTCAATCCGCAGGTGAGCAGTTCCGACTACCTGCTGGCCGACCCGGCACGTCCTTTCAGCCGTCTCGGCGAATGGGACCCGGAAAAGATCGAGAAGGTGATCGGGCAGATCTCCGGTTTCATGTTCCACAACAACTGCGAGAACGGCGATTTCGCCCTGTTCGACAAGATGCTGTCGCACATCGAAGAGCGCTTCGGTCACCTACTGCACAAGGTGCAGTGGGTGAGCCTCGGCGGTGGCATCCACTTTACTGGCGAAGGTTATGCGCTCGAGGCGTTCTGCGCCCGCCTCAAAAGCTTCTCCGAGCAGTACGGTGTGCAGGTGTATCTGGAGCCAGGCGAAGCGGCCATCACCAACAGCGCTTCGCTGGAAGTCACCGTGCTCGACACGCTCTACAACGGCAAGCACTTGGCCGTGGTCGACAGCTCGATCGAAGCGCACATGCTCGACCTGCTGATCTACCGTCTCAATGCCAAGATGGCACCCAATGACGGTGAGCACACCTACATGGTCTGTGGCAAATCGTGCCTGGCCGGCGATATCTTCGGCGAATATCAGTTCGAACGGCCGCTGGCCATCGGTGACCGTCTGTCCTTCGTCGATGCGGCGGGTTACACCATGGTCAAGAAGAATTGGTTCAATGGCCTGAAGATGCCGGCGATCGTCGTCAAGCAGCTCGACGGCAGCATCGAGGTCAAACGCGAGTTCGGGTTCGACGACTACGTTTCCAGCCTGTCGTGA
- a CDS encoding DUF2945 domain-containing protein — MSSKYKAGDKVHWNSEAGIIHGSVVKVHTRDVAFMGRQRHCSKEEPQYEVKSDKTGHLAMHKESALHRN, encoded by the coding sequence ATGAGTTCCAAATACAAGGCGGGCGACAAGGTGCATTGGAATTCCGAGGCCGGGATCATCCACGGCTCGGTGGTCAAAGTGCATACCCGCGATGTGGCGTTCATGGGGCGCCAGCGGCATTGTTCGAAAGAGGAGCCGCAGTACGAAGTCAAGAGCGACAAGACCGGGCATCTGGCGATGCACAAGGAGTCGGCCTTGCATAGGAACTGA
- a CDS encoding pyridoxal-phosphate dependent enzyme, whose protein sequence is MTLHIATPLIESRPLSLAAGRAVWLKLEALQPPGSFKLRGVGHACEVHHARGARHFISSSGGNAGLAVAYAGRALGVPVTVVVPETTSARAIELLKLEQAEVVITGSSWQEANQHAQGLLQPGDAFIHPFDDPLLWTGHASMIDEVAQGGVKPDAVVLSVGGGGLLSGVVEGLQRNGWHDVPVLAVETEGAASLQAAMVAGGPVELPALSSVATSLGAKRVADQAFACTQQHPVFSEQVTDRAALQACEDFLRDHRLLVEPACGAALALAYEPGRLDGYERVLMIVCGGATATLEQIRDWLNKQPY, encoded by the coding sequence ATGACCTTGCATATCGCTACCCCCCTGATCGAATCCCGTCCGCTGTCACTGGCAGCGGGACGCGCCGTGTGGCTCAAGCTCGAAGCCTTGCAGCCGCCCGGCTCGTTCAAGTTGCGCGGCGTGGGACATGCCTGCGAGGTGCACCATGCCCGAGGCGCCCGTCATTTCATTTCGTCGTCGGGCGGCAATGCCGGCCTGGCCGTCGCCTATGCCGGACGCGCGCTTGGTGTGCCGGTGACGGTGGTGGTGCCTGAAACCACCAGCGCCCGAGCCATCGAACTGCTCAAGCTCGAACAGGCCGAAGTGGTGATCACCGGCAGCTCCTGGCAGGAAGCCAACCAGCATGCCCAAGGCTTGCTGCAGCCAGGCGATGCGTTCATCCACCCGTTCGATGACCCACTGCTGTGGACGGGTCATGCCAGCATGATCGACGAAGTCGCCCAGGGCGGCGTGAAGCCCGACGCGGTGGTGCTGTCGGTAGGCGGTGGCGGGCTGCTCAGCGGCGTGGTCGAGGGCTTGCAGCGCAACGGTTGGCACGATGTGCCGGTACTGGCAGTGGAAACCGAGGGGGCCGCGTCGCTGCAGGCGGCCATGGTCGCCGGCGGCCCCGTCGAGCTGCCAGCGCTCAGTTCGGTAGCGACCTCACTGGGGGCCAAACGGGTGGCCGATCAGGCGTTCGCGTGTACACAGCAGCATCCCGTGTTCAGTGAACAGGTCACCGACCGTGCCGCGCTGCAAGCCTGCGAGGATTTCCTGCGCGATCACCGACTGCTGGTCGAGCCAGCCTGCGGTGCAGCGTTGGCGCTGGCCTACGAGCCTGGCAGACTTGACGGCTATGAGCGTGTCTTGATGATCGTCTGCGGCGGGGCCACCGCGACGCTCGAGCAGATTCGGGACTGGCTGAACAAACAACCGTACTGA
- a CDS encoding helix-turn-helix transcriptional regulator has protein sequence MPPLSLQQERQLTLTVLKAALQALGSVAPGNLEILLHDLDRPEHSVIAIVNGHLSGRRVGSPILAAPEQDQGFKALMQASRDQQGCDPVVLNDYPTSLKGRSLRSATAIFRDSGGHPFASLCVNTDLTGLDAAMTFLRHFQPLGAGDVEQTPGDAADLPQLMAEIIEDALQRSGQGRLNKQAKVEAVRLMQERGLFIVKGGVEKAADALGVTRYTIYNYLEQLRGDATPTACQR, from the coding sequence ATGCCACCCCTATCTCTCCAACAAGAGCGCCAGCTCACACTCACCGTGCTCAAAGCTGCCCTGCAAGCCTTGGGCAGCGTCGCGCCGGGCAACTTGGAAATCCTCCTGCACGACCTTGATCGACCGGAGCACTCGGTGATCGCCATCGTCAACGGTCATCTCTCGGGCCGACGTGTAGGCAGTCCGATTCTGGCCGCTCCTGAACAGGACCAAGGCTTCAAGGCACTGATGCAAGCCAGCCGCGATCAACAGGGTTGCGACCCGGTGGTGTTGAACGATTACCCCACCTCACTCAAAGGCCGCAGCCTGCGCAGCGCCACCGCAATCTTTCGCGACAGCGGCGGGCATCCTTTCGCCAGCCTCTGCGTTAACACTGACCTGACCGGCCTCGACGCTGCGATGACTTTCCTTCGCCACTTCCAGCCATTAGGCGCTGGAGATGTTGAGCAAACGCCTGGGGATGCCGCCGACCTGCCGCAACTGATGGCCGAGATCATCGAAGACGCCCTGCAGCGTAGTGGCCAAGGTCGTCTGAACAAGCAGGCCAAGGTCGAGGCAGTGCGCCTGATGCAGGAACGTGGATTGTTCATCGTCAAAGGCGGCGTGGAAAAAGCCGCCGACGCCTTGGGCGTGACCCGCTACACCATCTACAACTACCTTGAGCAGTTGCGAGGCGACGCCACGCCCACTGCCTGCCAACGCTGA